The DNA region GGTATTTAGGATACACTTGGTGGAAAAAATGCTCTGAATATCTTGGCAAAAATCACAGCTGAGGGATTTTGATTTTATTGTAGGAGAAAACAGTGAATGAAGGCAAGGTTCTTATAAGAAAACACTCCAAACCATTAAAAAGCCCAGAAGCTGTTGCATAGAAGTAACTAAGCAGAGACAAACATGAGCAGCCATTTCGGAGATGAGTGATAATTTATGTAAACAAAAGAAGTTCATGCAGTATTGCACATGCAAACTGCAAATTTTATCTGCTTCTAAATGACAAATGTACCAATGCAAGAAATGGATCTCACTGCCAAATGGGCAGTTCAGGGAGGATGCCCTGCCAATGCAGATTTGCTGTCAGAACAGCAAGCAGGGTTCAGGAGACACAAAGACCTTAAAGGTAGCACTGACAGTGTTAGAGAGCTTGCAGCAATCACAGGTAGCTTGGTATCCTTTTATAGCACACACTGGAATTTCTGGAACCATTTTGGGTTTGTGGCTGCAAAGGCTTCAAATGGTGAGTGACTTCTCAAGGTGCTGAGTGTGATGTTTGCTCTGTGGTGAGTCACAAATCATCtataaagaaattttattctttcttggGAAGTGGTCCATGGGAATCTCATTTGttggtgctgcacctgggtcagaACAGCCCCTGGAATcaatccaggctggggatgagcagagggagcagccctgccagaaggacttgggggtgctgtgggtgagagctggccctgccccaacccagagcagcagggcaggggggattctgcccctctgccccgctctgctgagacccccctgcagggctgcatccagccctgggcccagcacaggaaggacagggagctgcggaagccaggccagagcagggacaccaagaggatcagagggatggagcagctctgctgggaggaaaggctgagggaattggaattgttcagtctggagaagagaaggctttggggtgacctcactgtggccttccagtgcctgaagggagctTGTAAAAAAAGAGGGGAATGACTTTTTACATGAACagatagtgacaggacaagagtgAACAGTTTTGAGCTAAAGGAGAAAAGATTTAGAGCAGATATTAGGAAACAGTTCTATACTCagggggtggtgaggccctggcacaggttgcccagagaagctgtggctgccccatccctggcagtgtccaaggccaggctggatggggctttgagcaacctgggatagtggaaggtgtccctgtgaATTGTGGTGAAAAATTAAGACTCTACAATtttaataaagatttgtagggacggtATGTTTATTTCAGCGCTGGACGCAtgtaagggatttttttctctttcaaaggaCATGCGTGTCCCTGAAAATTCTTAAATTCttgatccttttttattactctagctaatttacatattcatagaatttcacaataggttcatgcatattcattcttctgattttgcgttacacttacagctagttacacttgtactcagttttttgtcagaaagtacagagagaactcTTGGGTCACTCTGccctgtctgtttcaaggtctgaagagtctttcttatctcttatctttttagcttggaaatttgcattctttctccttagttggggcagttttgctagtgctgcagttaccagactaaacagcatattttacttatgttagcaagctCAAAGCGGCACATTTCACTTAAATCTAAATAGATTTTTactttgttaaatttttactctgtctcACCTGCCAGTGGCTGAGGAGTTGGAATTAGATAAAGTCTattccaatccaaaccattccatgattctatgatcagTGAGTAACAAAAGGTAATCAAAGATTATTTGCagtagcagcaggcaggaggcagcaccACAGGATCCAACTCTGACTTTTCAAGTGAGTCCCATGAGAGCCCTCTTGTAAAATGCCATGCTTTTTCATTagaatgtttgcatttttctccctATATCATggcaatattttaaagtaattttccagtattttgaagtaatttttccaGTATGGAGGGTATTTCTGCCTTTAGCCTTCAAGAAATCCCTGTCTTGTTCATCAACTTTTATTTTAGGAATTGTCTGGAGGCTTCATAGCCAAACTGATGAGGGAAAGTGAAGGTGAAGGTGAATGTCTCAGTTACAAGCATCTGGGGTTAATAACAGTAGTTTTGGAGGTACAGATGATTCACAGCTATGTTGGCAGcatttctcaggttttttttttgccagcctGGAGAATCTCCTGCAGCTGTAAGAATTACCTTCTGTACTCGTGGGTGAGCATGAAGAGAGCATTCACCTCTGAATGCTCTGTGGTTAAAAGCCACAATGCTATTTTTTGACGTCAGTGACAGGCAGGACTGAATGGCAGGAGCCCAAGCCACTCCTTCAGAGCGAATAAATGTTGAATAAGCTGTTCTTAGAATGCCTGCTGTGCACACACCAATATTCCACTGTCTCCTTGTATGTAAAACGTGCTCTACATCAAGCATGTACTGAACCTCCCTGCTGCCCTAATTTCACATCCCCCTCTCATCCTCTGCCCCTCTGGATTCATGTCTTGCAAAACCTCTGGAAAAGTCTACAGCTTGTGCTCTCTGGAACCATCCCTACTTCTCTCTCCTGGGGATCCTCAGTTCCCTAGCCTCCCTGAAGCCACCACACCTTAAGCCTTGTCACACATATCTTTTGGATTCTTCTAGATccttttatctttccttttcttcctcagtgtCTTCCTGGGAATTTTGACCAGTCCAGCTCTCCCAGTTTAGTGCTTAAATGAACTCCTGCTGCAGGTAAAAGCTAAAATCAACTACAATTCAAATTATACTTATGGAAGTATAACGTTTATATGGTTCTTTATAAGCTGTCAACATAAACACCTGGTGATGATTTTCAGCAACTCACCACTGCTCAGAATCCTTGACAATGAAAGTAATTGGAGACTGCAGTGAATCCCCCATTCCCATAGTTTTCTGTTTGACGTTTCCTGCCCAGGTACAGAAGGATGTTTATTTTGTATAAACCACTGCTAAATTCCTCACCAGTCTCACAGAGAGCCCACATGATGACTCAGGCTGTTtgagcacacagcacagcccgGATCTGTTGTAAGTACAGCAGTTATTGTGCAAAACCAACAGATTAAATGGATGCTATGTGTGGCCCTGTCCTCCAAGCAATGCTGAAATTTCAATTGCACCTTCACCCCACAAGCAAGCCAGCATCAATAGGCTTTATGTTCTTCTAGGTAAAGCAAATCACTGGCCAAGTTTTCCAAAGAGGTTTAAGTAATCAGCATTTACATACTTGATTTTACTCCCTCCTCcatacaaaagaagaaaataaataaatattaaataaataaaattgaaaaaaagcccccaaacaataaaaaacccaaaacacccgaaaaaaccaaaccaaaaaaaaccaaaccaaaaaaaaaattccccatcagacaaaaccaaaccaaaccaaaccaaaccaaaccaaagcctTCTCTCTTGGTGTTAGTTCCTGGAATTTGCTGATGTTACAGGATCCCAGTGAGATTTTGTAGGAGCCGACTTCTTGAAAGCGTCCCCATTTCCTATTTCTCCGGAGTCGCGGAGTGACTGCTCCCGGCCCGGAGCCCCACTCGGCACCGAGTCCGCGCTCCGTGGCCATGCCCCTGGGGGCCGGCGCATCCCGGGGCCGGCGGCGAGGGAAGCGGCCGCGCTCGGTGTGGCGGCCGCAGCGCGGCCGGGCGGCTCCGGGCCCGTGAGCCTCGCGCCCATGGGGGagcgcggcggctccgcggggcgCGGCACCAAAGGTGACGGGCGGGGGACACCGAGGGGCCGCGCTGGGATGCGGGGGGATCCGGGACATCCCTCCGGAGCGCGGGGCCGAGCGGCGGGAGCGCATCCCCGGGCATAGGGAGCCGGGGATGCCGCCCGGGAGCCGCCGCACCGCTGGGAACGCTCCGTGCTGGCGGCGGAACGActgccaggagaggagagcctcctttggagagcccctggggacacctcgTCCCCGCCACTGCCCGAACAGCCGGGTACAGGGCAGCGGCAGGGAGGTGTGTGCTTCCAGAGTCCTGGAGGGGACAGGCGAACAAAAGGAGACtaaggagctgtggctgtgggatGAGGCTGGATATTTCTCAGGAGTTTTGGGCTCCAGAACCGATGGCTTTTCTTATTTCACTTAGCCATGCCATGTTTAGGCTCTTAGTGTCCACCCTCATTTTTCCCATGCTCGTTTCTTTCTCTTTGGATCGCTTTAAGTTCTGGATGATGTAACTGAAATTTCAGTAACTGAGAGTTCTTGTTAGCTGATAAGCCTTGTGAAGATAAGCTAAATGtttctgctcccagcctgctctccagagagctgctctttttttttttttaacagctgtgTGTCCTGGGCTCTACTCCCCTGTCAGCTGGTTCTTATTtgttattttgggtttgttttgttttgttttttaattccttacttttttttttcaggtctgTTCTCAAACATCTGGCTGTGGCGAGCTGTCGCTGGAGTCCTTACTGCTGCTGTCATTTTGATTTCATGTATTCATTTTGGTAAGtaaggaattttaaaagaaaatataattagcAATAAGAAATTACCAGAGTTTGCGGTTCTATACttggagggtggtgaggccctggcacaggctgcccagagaagctgtggctgccccatccctgaagtgtccaaggccaggttggatggggcttggaacaaccaGGTCTGGTGGAatctgtccctgcccatggcagggggtggaacaaaaTGATCTTTGAAGTCACTCTCAACCCAagccactctgtgattctgtgtgaatctgtgatttctgtttgaaattgTGGGTCAGTGCAGGAAGGACTCCACATGCTTCAGTGGGGTTAGGGAGGGCTCAGTTTAGTCTTAGTTTACTTTTGGTATCAAGTTTGTCAGATCACTGTTGGTCTAAATCCAagttcaagaaaataaataacaacagGAAGATTGTCCTATCAATCTTCAATCCTTCAAAAATGACACTATGATAAACAAAGTTATTGATTCAACTGTGAGGAATTAACACATGCAAAAATTTGAGTTGTTGGAATTTTTAAGCTGTAGAAGAGTCCTTGGGTGATACTTTATGATCACCTTCTCAGCTACTTCTACCAACGTGTCCCTGACCATCCTTTTAAGGATATGTCAAGAAGCAGAAGGGTGCAGGATCCAGAATATATCATTAGTTTACAATAATTATTTTACCTGGGCAGAAGTAACAATGATGTGGCTAGATTGGGATTATTTTAGATGATGCAGCCAGAAAGCAAATCCTTTCCCAGGTGGAAGAAATGGGTAgattgttttttgtcttttcccagtAAAGCCTTCTCTGGCCAAAGAGTTTCCTGTGTGTCCTTCCCTGGACCTGTGTCCACCAGGCTGGCTGTACTTCCAGAGGAAGTGTTACTACCTCTCCGAGAATGAAGCTGCCTGGAactccagccagagcagctgctcttcccacaACGCTTCCCTGCTGGTCATTGAAAATCATCAGGAGCTGGTAAGGGAACCAAAGGGGGATCCTGTTTTCCCCCCCAGTTCACTTCCAGGGAACTGCTTCTCCAGCCTCCTCAGCTGAACAGTTAGGAAGCTAATGTAAGACCACAATGAGTCACAGCCTGCAGAAGACTTTGTGGCTCTTTTCCCTGAAAACAGGAAACATCAGTTTACACAGTTGATGGTTTAGAGAATGTCTGAATTAAATTTGGTGCTGCTCACAGCTATAAATAGTCATATTGAAGGCATTTATCAGGGTAAACACTGTTGCATCTCATTTATCTTTAATTAAACAACTGGTTTCTCATATTGAGATAGGTTAATGACACAGAAGTTGGTAAATACATTAATTGTGACCTTTGGAGTTAGGAGATAGTTACCCAAAGTGCAGCTTGgagcattttcttctgtattatACCACACTATTAGGACAGATTCCACCCTGCACAAAGGCCTAGGAGAATATATTCTTCTGAATCTGTTCCAGACCTTGATAGCAGACCTTAATATTTTAGAATAGCCTCTCTCTAGGTAAGTCAACCCTATCCCAGTCACCAGTCTCTGTATATTTAGTTTTAATATTGTTTCTTCTGCAGGAAAGGCTAgattgttgttttgcttttgccctGGATTAAAGACTTTGTATTTTGATAGCTGGACTGAACATGCAGAACTTCTTTTCTCCTGTGGGTTTATTCTACAGAGCTTTATGATGAAGATAACAAAGCAAGACCCATGGATTGGACTCTATAAAAGAAATGAAGGGTTCTTTTGGGTAAATGGAAAAGCATTAAACAATGAACTGTAAGTTGATGTGGAGGGGTTTTGCTGGTGATATTTGATTATAGGggagtaagaaaaataatacagaaatagtGACTTGCAGGAAATCTCTGTTACTATGTTGAAGGGATGATTATGGAGAGGGTATGGAATGCAATGAAGATTTCACATGGCATTGTTAAAACTGCAGCAGATGAAAGTTAGAGGATAAGTTTGTAATGTTGAGAAGCAGCACGAGGCAGGCTCATGGTAATAGACACCAGAGAAAGTGAAAACAAGAGACACAAAAGCCATGGGCAGAAGGGAatggggggaggaagggaaggttACAGTAACATGAATTCCTCATTATAGAATATATTTCCTCATTATAGAATATATTTTGCAATAATACAAACCTGCACATAAGCCGTGTGAGGTTTATAGCAAAGAGATTTGGGAGACTAAgacatgttttcatttttttagaaTGTTCCTcagaaagaggagggaaaggaataTGTGAATTTATGTTGCATGAGCTGCTCTGTGACCAGGGCTCTGTGTTctgtgccaccagtgccagGTGTGGGGCGCTTTGTTCCTCTCCCTGGCAGCTGTtctcagaggctgctgcagctcatcctggagcagctgctggcaggagttGGCAGAATTACCACTGATAGGCATAAGCAGTGAGATTTCATAAGTCTGAAATTACcttaaaaagtggaaaatttaaatacatttaagtCTGTGACATTACTGTGGTGTGTGACTATATTCACCTCATCCCCAAGCCCTGAATGTTTCATCTGACAAAGGACAAACATCTActgttgctttcattttcagtgaGGTTCTTCCCATTCTTAGACTTCTGCCTCACCACTTGCCTCAAACTGCCCCTCCTGAAGGGGAGGGCAAACACCTTGGTATGTAAGCTCAGGTGTTACTACACTGGTGGTGATTGGTCCCTTGGCTTTTCCAGAGACCATTCCAGTGTGCTTGGCCTATCCACAGAACTTTATAGCACTTTGTTTGAAAACAGAGTTGCTGAAGGAGTCCCTTATCTCTTATGCAGGGACACCTACGCTGAGGAAACTGAGGTTTGCTTCTtgtttccccccacccccttaaCTATGGTGCCTGTTGGGTTCTGAGGAAGGGAGAAATTAGAGATGCATTTCCTTCACAGCTTCTGCTGGAACCTTTTCTCTGGTTAGGAGGATGGGGTAGTGCAAGGTGGTGGTGCCCATTTTGATGGCACAGCATCCCTGAGAAAGGCAAACCTGAGTTTCAGTCTCTGTTCTAAGGGTGTACTTCACATTAAGTGATCACTAAACAAGATGCAGGGGTACTACAAGTCCTGGATTTTTTATTCTGGGCACAAGATACCATTAAGAAAATACAATCTCCATGGTGTTCTCTTCAAGGCACAAAACATCATCCTCCTGTGGTGCCTTGCCTGAGATAAATCAAGCTTTATTCAAAGAGAACCTGAGATGCCCATAGCTGCCTTTGCTCTATTGCAATATTTGATTGTGGGTGTCCTAGTAATCCtgtcttcccttctccctgacAGGTTTGAAGTAAAAGGCTCTGGCAGCTGTGCCTATCTGGAGTCCAAAGGAGTCTCAGCCTCAGGATGTTATTTAACCAGGAAATGGGTCTGTAGCTTGGATATCAACTCAGCACAATAAAGGTGGACAAAGCCACCACCCTTATAGAGCTCTGATATGATGCCTACACAGGCTTTGTCTACACTTTGGGACCTGGGAATgtgtcccagctcctccctAGAGGTGAATGACTTTTATGGTAGCCAGAATTCTCCACCATGGAGGAAGGCTTTAAAGATACCATTTAAAAGGCTCGCTTCAGCATCTTGATAAGTAATTTCCTTGCCCCATTTTTCCAGCTACTGCCCAGCTGTAGTTTCTTTTGCTGTGCCATCAGTATTTCCTCCATTTAGTCTTCTCttgaaggagcagctgctctttctttcccttttggGTGTGCAGTTGGAagtttttgttctgcttttccttttgccagGCTCTGTGTGCATGGGTGTTGAAGTGTGGTCTGTCTGGAGGGCTGCCAGTGCGTCATGGATACAGGGCAATGCAGAAGTGAACACTGTTGTTTTAGACAGGATCACAGCA from Vidua chalybeata isolate OUT-0048 chromosome 5, bVidCha1 merged haplotype, whole genome shotgun sequence includes:
- the LOC128788544 gene encoding C-type lectin domain family 2 member B-like isoform X3, giving the protein MGERGGSAGRGTKGLFSNIWLWRAVAGVLTAAVILISCIHFVKPSLAKEFPVCPSLDLCPPGWLYFQRKCYYLSENEAAWNSSQSSCSSHNASLLVIENHQELSFMMKITKQDPWIGLYKRNEGFFWVNGKALNNELFEVKGSGSCAYLESKGVSASGCYLTRKWHESRRICQKTTNCQLHGKGCANKQTNPLPLTCCAEFGGFLLFPLT
- the LOC128788544 gene encoding C-type lectin domain family 2 member B-like isoform X2; amino-acid sequence: MGERGGSAGRGTKGLFSNIWLWRAVAGVLTAAVILISCIHFVKPSLAKEFPVCPSLDLCPPGWLYFQRKCYYLSENEAAWNSSQSSCSSHNASLLVIENHQELSFMMKITKQDPWIGLYKRNEGFFWVNGKALNNELFEVKGSGSCAYLESKGVSASGCYLTRKWHESRRICQKTTNCQLHGKGCALFQRFNHVCSEGVKQEVGSTHTAWLVWPRLPGG
- the LOC128788544 gene encoding C-type lectin domain family 2 member B-like isoform X7, which gives rise to MGERGGSAGRGTKGLFSNIWLWRAVAGVLTAAVILISCIHFVKPSLAKEFPVCPSLDLCPPGWLYFQRKCYYLSENEAAWNSSQSSCSSHNASLLVIENHQELSFMMKITKQDPWIGLYKRNEGFFWVNGKALNNELFEVKGSGSCAYLESKGVSASGCYLTRKWNKQTNPLPLTCCAEFGGFLLFPLT
- the LOC128788544 gene encoding C-type lectin domain family 2 member L-like isoform X8; the encoded protein is MGERGGSAGRGTKGLFSNIWLWRAVAGVLTAAVILISCIHFVKPSLAKEFPVCPSLDLCPPGWLYFQRKCYYLSENEAAWNSSQSSCSSHNASLLVIENHQELSFMMKITKQDPWIGLYKRNEGFFWVNGKALNNELFEVKGSGSCAYLESKGVSASGCYLTRKWVCSLDINSAQ
- the LOC128788544 gene encoding C-type lectin domain family 2 member B-like isoform X1 → MGERGGSAGRGTKGLFSNIWLWRAVAGVLTAAVILISCIHFVKPSLAKEFPVCPSLDLCPPGWLYFQRKCYYLSENEAAWNSSQSSCSSHNASLLVIENHQELSFMMKITKQDPWIGLYKRNEGFFWVNGKALNNELFEVKGSGSCAYLESKGVSASGCYLTRKWHESRRICQKTTNCQLHGKGCALIPSGSKAQHQKRMGAMSTLTTSVTKSLHAWSAVYTQ
- the LOC128788544 gene encoding C-type lectin domain family 2 member B-like isoform X6 — translated: MGERGGSAGRGTKGLFSNIWLWRAVAGVLTAAVILISCIHFVKPSLAKEFPVCPSLDLCPPGWLYFQRKCYYLSENEAAWNSSQSSCSSHNASLLVIENHQELSFMMKITKQDPWIGLYKRNEGFFWVNGKALNNELFEVKGSGSCAYLESKGVSASGCYLTRKWHESRRICQKTTNCQLHGKGCALKPLP
- the LOC128788544 gene encoding C-type lectin domain family 2 member B-like isoform X5, translated to MGERGGSAGRGTKGLFSNIWLWRAVAGVLTAAVILISCIHFVKPSLAKEFPVCPSLDLCPPGWLYFQRKCYYLSENEAAWNSSQSSCSSHNASLLVIENHQELSFMMKITKQDPWIGLYKRNEGFFWVNGKALNNELFEVKGSGSCAYLESKGVSASGCYLTRKWHESRRICQKTTNCQLHGKGCAVSTLK
- the LOC128788544 gene encoding C-type lectin domain family 2 member B-like isoform X4, producing the protein MGERGGSAGRGTKGLFSNIWLWRAVAGVLTAAVILISCIHFVKPSLAKEFPVCPSLDLCPPGWLYFQRKCYYLSENEAAWNSSQSSCSSHNASLLVIENHQELSFMMKITKQDPWIGLYKRNEGFFWVNGKALNNELFEVKGSGSCAYLESKGVSASGCYLTRKWLFQRFNHVCSEGVKQEVGSTHTAWLVWPRLPGG